A segment of the Neoarius graeffei isolate fNeoGra1 chromosome 5, fNeoGra1.pri, whole genome shotgun sequence genome:
GCccatccccacacacacacacacacacacacaccaagctaATGATAGCAAGACTGTAAACAAAAGGTAGCACGCCAAGGGCACAATGCTAACCTCTTACTTGCTACCCAAACATGGTGTACCGACCATTTGGTCTACTAGCCTGCAAACAGgggaaaaggaaaaataaaaatacccACCACACACAATGTTATTAACACTACGTGTGGCGTTAAGGACAATTAACTTGCCGTTTACATTTTCAttccaaataaacaaacaaaaagacacccAAGTCTTGTAGCTCGAATGCTAGTGACACTCAACGTTTAGTCACATTTCAAAACAAAACAGTTCTAGCTAACAGTCGAAATAAcgttacagtctttttttttaataaatccaaCACCGTGGCTTAGTAAAGTTTGTTTTTTATaaacttaaagaaaaaaaaaagtatgaatatGATCGTGATAGCTCATGAACTCGCTGGTCATCCAGTTAACCAGGTCGGGTGAGGATCAGAATCCGAATCAGATCAGATAGCCATCTTATTCTTAATCCAGCCCGACACGGTCCTGCTGATGGCGCTCAGTTTCAGTCGATCTGTTTAGAGAAATCGCGGCGCGACTCGGAGGAAAACTGAAGCCGCCTGACCGCTTCTTTGATGAGGTTCCCAGATAAGATCAGTTCCTGAAGGAGCTGGTGGGGGTTGTCGTCGTCGTTCCCCGTTCCGTCGAGTCCCTTTCGGTTCCACGTTGCGAAGTGGTCCCATTCCTGATCGCTGGAGCCGGGGATGTTGTATGGACTCGCCCGGGTCGCTTTCCGGCCGCTCCGGAGCCGTATACAGCAGCCGTTTCTCTTGTGTGCGCTGGcggtgttgttgctgctgctgttgttgttgatgtTACTGCTGCTGCTGGTCAGACCGTGGAGACGCGACACCGTCTGCTGTGTAGCGCTATTGTTGTGCAGCTGAAGCGCCTCACCGATTTTTGTCACAAGAGCGTCCACTTCTTTAGAGTCGACGGTCACGGACTGCTCCAAAAAGATGTAGTTTTCCTTTCGACAAGGCATTTTCAAGCTGAATCTTCAACGTTTAAA
Coding sequences within it:
- the gbp gene encoding glycogen synthase kinase binding protein produces the protein MPCRKENYIFLEQSVTVDSKEVDALVTKIGEALQLHNNSATQQTVSRLHGLTSSSSNINNNSSSNNTASAHKRNGCCIRLRSGRKATRASPYNIPGSSDQEWDHFATWNRKGLDGTGNDDDNPHQLLQELILSGNLIKEAVRRLQFSSESRRDFSKQID